A single genomic interval of Spinacia oleracea cultivar Varoflay chromosome 6, BTI_SOV_V1, whole genome shotgun sequence harbors:
- the LOC130463540 gene encoding GDSL esterase/lipase At5g55050-like, whose protein sequence is MRRCTIIYLQFWFVLILSMKLSSAKELVPALFVFGDSLVDVGNNNYLSVSLAKGNFLHHGIDFPTHKPTGRFSNGKNIADFLAEKLGLPSSPPYLSLVHDNVDDFTKGVSFASAAAGILNTTSKNIYLPRLDGTDGDGDGDQLSHFTITMDEQVEYYVKVRGVLDQKLGASNAATHLAKSVFIIAIGSVDIGVYLGLPHTSLKEKGSPRQLVDSMVLTIIGQLKRIYNNGGRKFVMIGIGSTGCLPSERIKTQNETCNEEFNYWNTKYNQGLQLVLKELESELPDFRYSYFNTYQFLLNILEQPLAYGFKEVKAACCGLGRLNADVCCSPVSNLCPDRSGYVFWDLFHPTEAVSRLLIDYAFDGAQQYSFPGDIQRLVSM, encoded by the exons ATGAGACGTTGTACAATAATATACTTACAATTTTGGTTCGTGTTAATTTTGAGCATGAAATTATCAAGTGCCAAAGAATTAGTACCAGCTTTGTTTGTGTTTGGAGACTCATTGGTAGATGTGGGCAACAATAATTACCTGAGTGTCAGCCTTGCTAAAGGTAATTTCCTACATCATGGCATTGATTTTCCCACCCACAAACCTACCGGAAGATTCAGTAACGGCAAGAACATAGCTGACTTTCTAG CTGAAAAACTTGGGTTGCCCTCTTCGCCACCTTATCTTTCACTAGTGCACGACAATGTCGACGACTTTACGAAGGGTGTGAGCTTTGCGTCAGCTGCAGCCGGGATTTTAAATACAACTTCTAAAAACATTTATCTCCCTCGGCTTGACGGTACCGATGGCGATGGCGATGGTGATCAACTCTCG CATTTTACGATTACCATGGACGAACAAGTAGAGTATTATGTAAAAGTACGGGGAGTGTTGGACCAGAAATTAGGAGCATCGAACGCAGCCACACACTTAGCGAAATCTGTATTCATCATTGCGATTGGAAGCGTCGATATTGGGGTATACCTTGGTTTACCTCATACAAGTCTAAAAGAGAAAGGCAGCCCTCGTCAATTAGTTGATTCAATGGTTCTTACTATCATAGGACAACTCAAG cgAATATACAATAATGGGGGGCGCAAGTTTGTTATGATTGGGATAGGTTCAACAGGCTGCCTACCATCAGAAAGAATCAAGACTCAAAACGAGACTTGTAATGAAGAATTTAATTACTGGAATACCAAATACAACCAAGGCCTCCAACTAGTTCTAAAAGAACTAGAGTCAGAGCTTCCAGATTTCCGGTATTCCTACTTCAATACCTATCAGTTCTTGCTCAACATCCTCGAACAACCACTTGCTTACG GATTTAAGGAAGTAAAAGCTGCATGTTGTGGACTTGGGCGCCTAAATGCTGATGTTTGTTGTTCTCCGGTTTCAAATCTTTGTCCTGATAGAAGTGGCTATGTTTTCTGGGATCTTTTTCACCCGACGGAAGCAGTTTCTCGCTTACTTATAGATTATGCTTTTGATGGTGCGCAACAATACTCATTCCCGGGCGATATCCAACGCCTAGTTTCTATGTAA
- the LOC130464275 gene encoding cyanidin 3-O-galactoside 2''-O-xylosyltransferase FGGT1-like has product MVEKDEKTLHVAMYSWFALGHLTSFLQLANKLAERGHKISFFLPTKTQSKLTPHNHHPHLITFIPIKVPAVIGLPCGAETAANVPYEDRSMIMSAMDLTKDTIDSLLSQLKPDLVFFDFTEWLPALARKHGAKSVYYICNSTRSWWGLFTAPS; this is encoded by the coding sequence ATGGTTGAGAAAGATGAGAAGACATTGCATGTAGCAATGTACTCATGGTTTGCTCTTGGACACCTTACATCATTCCTACAATTAGCCAATAAACTAGCTGAGAGAGGTCACAAAatatctttcttcctccctacTAAAACCCAATCCAAACTAACCCCTCACAATCACCACCCCCATCTTATCACCTTCATTCCGATCAAGGTTCCTGCTGTTATTGGTCTACCGTGTGGGGCCGAGACAGCTGCTAACGTACCCTATGAGGACAGGTCTATGATCATGTCAGCTATGGACTTGACCAAAGATACCATTGACTCCTTGCTTTCTCAACTCAAACCTGATTTAGTCTTCTTTGACTTTACCGAGTGGCTACCCGCCCTGGCCCGTAAACACGGGGCTAAGTCTGTTTACTATATATGCAACAGTACTCGCAGTTGGTGGGGCTTATTTACTGCCCCGAGCTAG
- the LOC130464274 gene encoding cyanidin 3-O-galactoside 2''-O-xylosyltransferase FGGT1-like yields MITLRDYEARDVEYALTQMEFGGKGNTVLKRNAVSLEACDAIAVKSCREMEGVYIDFIHTVYKKPVLLAGPVKPEPPAAKLDDHLVRWLGGFHKAAVIYCALGSECFLSIHRFQELLLGLELTGMPFFAALKPPSGYETIESALPQGFKERTKGRGVVDGGWVQQQLVLQHPSVGCFVTHCGAGSISEAMVNDCQLILSPQVTDQFINARMMSLDLKVGIQVEKGEDGFVSKHGICKAIKEMMDPNSQVGTETRNNRAKWREFLLTKGLEEAYISGFIEDLRSLVG; encoded by the exons ATGATCACATTGCGAGACTATGAGGCTCGCGATGTTGAGTATGCTTTAACCCAAATGGAATTTGGAGGAAAAGGAAACACAGTACTAAAAAGGAATGCCGTTTCTTTAGAAGCATGTGATGCCATTGCAGTCAAGAGTTGTAGAGAGATGGAGGGGGTTTACATTGATTTCATTCACACGGTGTATAAAAAGCCCGTGCTATTGGCCGGGCCAGTCAAGCCCGAACCACCAGCAGCTAAGTTGGATGATCATTTAGTTCGATGGTTGGGAGGTTTTCACAAGGCTGCTGTTATCTATTGTGCACTTGGGAGTGAATGCTTTCTCAGTATTCACCGCTTTCAAGAGCTGCTTCTTGGTCTTGAACTCACAG GCATGCCATTTTTTGCCGCCCTGAAACCACCGAGTGGTTACGAAACAATCGAGTCTGCTTTACCACAAGGATTTAAAGAGAGAACAAAGGGAAGAGGAGTTGTTGATGGGGGTTGGGTGCAGCAACAACTAGTCCTACAACATCCATCAGTTGGATGCTTTGTGACTCATTGCGGCGCCGGGTCCATATCGGAAGCTATGGTCAATGATTGTCAATTGATATTATCACCTCAGGTTACCGATCAATTCATTAATGCCAGGATGATGAGTTTGGACTTGAAAGTTGGGATTCAAGTTGAGAAAGGAGAGGATGGTTTTGTCTCCAAACATGGAATTTGTAAGGCAATTAAGGAGATGATGGACCCCAACAGTCAAGTGGGAACGGAAACAAGAAACAACCGTGCGAAATGGAGAGAATTCTTATTGACAAAAGGGCTTGAAGAGGCTTACATAAGTGGCTTTATTGAGGATCTACGAAGTTTGGTTGGATGA